CGGCGCGCCGTCCTCGGTCTTCGTTTTTTCACGCAGCCGGGCCAATTCCTTTTCGCGGCGATCGAGCTTGTCTTCGCGATCGGCGAGTGTCGCGAGCAGCCGTTCAACCTTCTTGTCGAGTTCCGCCGCCCTCTTCTTCTCGGCCTTCAGGGCATCGCGCACAGCCTTGCTTTCAGCCGCGATCTCCTGATGGCGCCGGTCTGCTTCCTTGCGCTGGCCGCGCAGCAGCGCAATGTCGCTGGCGAGCTTCTGCAACTCGGATTCGCGCGCCACGAGTTCGATCTGGCGGCTGCTGGAGGAGAAGCTGGCGTCATCATACATGAGCTCCAGCTTTTCGAACTCGAGCGCCCGCTTCTCCAGCTTGCGTTCGGTCTCCTTGAGCCGCTCCGAAAGCTGATGCAATTCCTCCTCGCGCTGGCGCAGCGCCTCGTTCTTGGCGCCGAGTTCGGCGAGCGCCTGATTCTTGTTCGTGCGCTCGACCGCCAGCCCCTTCAACGCCTCGCGGCCGCGATTGATCTCGACGAGTTGTTCGGCCGCCTTCTCGCGTAGCGCCTTGACGTTCATTTCGAGGCGGCGCGTGGTCATGGCATACTCGGCGCGGATCCGGTCCTTGTCGGCCTGGATCTCGGATTTCGTCAACGGGATCGAGGCTTCGATGCGCCTGCGGGTCAGCGTGACGGCGCGCCGCCAGACGGCCGGAGCCACGATCAGCGCCAGAAAGCCGGCACAGAGAAAGCCGAGGGCGAAGAACAGGACTGACTGAACCAAAGGATCACCCGCTATTGGCGGCAACCGCCTGAACTGGACCGCATCATACTGGCATGGCGGAAATCCGGCGCTGCGGCAAGGTCTTGCCACAGCGCATTGGGCACGGGCCTACAAATCCCATCGAAAAGCCGGCTTTGCGATCACGACGAGTTGGGATCAGAAGGGGTTCCAGGTCGCCCGCTCGGTCAGCTTCAGGTAGCCGAGATTGACGCCGAGCCTGGCGCCGACACCGGTGCGGATCGGCACCAGAAGCACATTGTTGTTTTTCAGCACGTTGAAGCCGATACCCGCCACCACATAGGCCGAACCGGCCACACCGCCATAGCGGTTGTAGAGGTTGCCGACATCGTCGAGATTGTAGACCAGCATCATCACCCGGGACCCCTCGCCGCCGAAATCCCAGCCCAACGACGGGCCCTGCCAGAACACTTTGTGATCGCCGGCATTCTTGGTGTAGAGCGTGCCTTCGCCATAGGTCAGGCCGCCGATCAGAGCGCCCGACCCTTCCTCACCAAGCAGATAGCCATTGGGCAGCCCGTAAGAAGCGAAGATTTTCTCGATGACCGTGGCGAGCCCGCCCGATGTCGCGCCGAAGAACTTGTGGCCGGAATCGATAATCTCCTGAGCGGTGTATTCCTGGGCTCGCAGGGCTGAAGTCGAGAAGACGAGAACGCCCATGAGCGTGACCGCCATTGTAAGGACGCGGAGGAAACTCCGGTCATAGAATCGGGAAAACATGCTTCCAATCTCCGTCATGGAGCACTTTCGCCGACGCCTCGCACCCGGTCCGGCTCTTTAGGCGGCCGTTAAGGATGACTGTTAGGAGCAAACTATGCCGTAATTCTTTTTCAACCATTAACTCCCACAGGAAGATGGCGGTTCGAAGGCTGACTTTGAGGCGCGCCCGGCGCTGGCAGCCGGCGCGAACACGCCATTTGGCCCGACGACAATTTTGGATTTGTTGCTGTACATACGAGTGCTGTGTATTCAGAAAGCCTCGGGTTGGAGCGTGATTCGTGTGGGCAGGCGCGACAATCGATCGCTCGGCCACGAATTGTGGAATTTTGCAGGGATTTTCACCGATGGCCGATCTGTTCACCCTTTCCGCCCCTGACCTGGCGGCGCTTCTGTGCAGCCGCGTCTGCCACGACATCATCTCGCCGGTCGGCGCGATCAACAACGGGCTTGAACTGCTCGACGAAGGCGGCGCCGACGAAGACGCCATGCGGCTCATCCGCCAGAGCGCCAGGAATGCCTCGGCCCGCCTGCAGTTCGCCCGCATCGCCTTCGGCGCGGCCGGTTCTGCTGGAATGCTGATCGACACCGGCGACGCCGAAGCGGTTGCCATTGCTTTCCTCAAGAATGAAAAGCCGGAGCTGACCTGGAAAGGGACCCGCGCGCTGCTGCCCAAGAACAAGGTCAAGCTTCTGCTCAACCTGATTCTGGTTGCCAATGCCGCCATTCCGCGCGGCGGCAAGCTGGTCGTGACCCTCGAGAATCTCGAAACCGAGCCGCGCTTTTCCCTTTCGGCAAGCGGGCCGATGCTGCGCGTGCCGCCCAAATTCCTCGAATTGCATTCCGGGCACAAGCCGGAAGAGCCGATCGATGCGCATTCGGTGCAGCCCTATTACACGCTGCTTCTGGCTCGTGAGGCCGGCATGACGATATCGATCCATGCGACGGCGGAAGAAATCGTGCTTTCGGTAGCCTGAGTACCCGGCCGGTTTGACGGGAGCGCAAAGTATTTCAGCCGCGAAATATTGCCGTGACAGCTCGACCGGAAGCGTTAAGCTTTTCCTAAGGGGCAGCATCCAAGCATCCGCAAAGAAAAGCCAGCCGGATGGCATCTTTGCAAAAATTTTACCCAAAGGCTTTTCGGCTTCTTTACCGGATCGGTCTAGGGTGCACGCCAGGTGCCCCGACACGACCGGATTGCCCCAGGGCAAAGAGGACCCGGAAAATGAAACGCTGCATGTTCGTCGACGATTCAAGCGTCATCAGGAAAGTTGCAAAACGCATCCTGGGCGGTTCCGACATGGTGGTCATCGAGGCAGCCAGCGGGCTTGACGCGCTGGAGATGTGCGCCGCCGACATGCCCGACATCATCGTCGTCGACGGCGCCCTGCCGGATGTGCAGGCGGTTGACCTCATCCGCCGCGTGCGCGCCATGGAAAGCCCGATAAAGCCGCAGATCCTGATCTCGCTGGTCGAGCTCGATATCGCGTCGATCATGCGGGCCAAGCGCGCCGGCGCCCAGGGCTATCTGCTGAAGCCCTTCAATCGCCCGCAGCTGCTCGAGCGCTTCCGCACGCTGAAGATCGCCGCCTGATACGGCAGCAGCCCACCCTTAGTGCCGATCCCACCTATCACCGGCTAAGGACGCAAAAAACCCGGCCGGAGCCGGGTTTTTTGTCGAATTGGATATTCGGACGGCGCTCGCCGCTCAGGCGCTGACGCGGATGTCTTCGGGCTCGCGCAGCACATAGCCGCGGCCCCAGACCGTCTCGATGTAGTTCTGGCCACCGGACGCGGCATCGAGCTTCTTGCGCAGCTTGCAGATGAAGACGTCGATGATCTTCAGTTCCGGCTCGTCCATGCCGCCATAGAGGTGGTTGAGGAACATTTCCTTGGTGAGCGTGGTGCCCTTGCGCAGCGAGAGCAGCTCCAGCATCTGGTATTCCTTGCCGGTGAGGTGCACGCGCTGGCCGCCGACTTCGACGGTCTTGGCGTCAAGGTTGACCACCAGGTCGCCGGTGGTGATGACCGACTGGGCGTGACCTTTGGAGCGCCGCACGATGGCGTGGATGCGCGCCACCAGCTCGTCCTTATGGAACGGCTTGGTCATATAGTCGTCGGCGCCGAAACCGAGGCCGCGCACCTTGTCCTCGATGCCGGCCATGCCGGAAAGGATGAGGATGGGCGTCTTCACCTTGGAGAGGCGGAGCGTTCTCAAGACCTCGTAGCCGGACATATCGGGCAGGTTGAGGTCGAGAAGGATGATGTCATAGTCGTAGAGCTTGCCCAGATCGACGCCCTCTTCACCGAGGTCGGTCGTATAGACGTTGAAACTTTCCGATTTCAGCATCAGCTCGATGCTTTGTGCGGTTGCACTGTCATCTTCTATCAGCAGAACACGCATTTCATTCCCCTTTTCTGCCGCCGGACCATTTCACGACCCGTCCTGAACCCGGAGCAGTGGTTGCCTTTACAGAGGCTGCCATCGAATGGTTAACAAAACCTAATTTCTCGTCCATGACGGTATCAGATTTTTTAACCTCTTGCTACACCCTCTTGAATCCAATAATGAATCACGGACCCAAATTCCTAATGCAACACATTAACAACCTGGACTAAGCGACTCCAGGGACTCATCGACGCGCCTTCGCTTCGGCGGCCGGAATTTTTACCCGGCCTTAAGCCCTGACCCGTATGATTAACAATGCCCGTAAACGAATGGTTACCGTCGGCAAAAAACTTTAGGGTTTTGTTTCCCATAGTGCGGGGAAAGCCGGTGGACACGGGCAGAGCTTGGGCCTTTCCAAGTGGTTTGGACGATATGTGCGGGTGTGCGTTTCCGGGAGTACCGAATCATGAAGTCACGTGAAAACCTCGTTCGGCTGAAACAGTTTCAGGTGAATGAGAAGCGGCGGCAGCTGCTGCAACTCGACATGATGATCGCCGAGTTCGAGCGCATGGCTGTCGAACTGGAGCTTCAGATCACCGCCGAGGAAAAGAAAGCCGGCATCACCGACATCAATCATTTCGCCTATCCGACCTTCGCCAAGGCGGCGCGCTTGCGCCGCGACAACCTCAGAAACTCGCAGAGCGACCTCGCCCAACAGCGAAGCACTGCCGAATCATTACTCGGCGAAGCTGAAGCGGAGCTTTCCAAGGCTGAAATGCTGGAATCGCGCGACACCAAGATCCGCGACGCCGAAACCGGCGGCCGCAGCGCGATGATCGGCTGAACCGGCCGACCATATCGTCGAGCGCGCCCGCCGGCGCGCGGCTCCGCGCGGTTCTCGAGCGGCGACTTCGAACCGGCTCCGGCCGAATTGCCGCGGAAGATTTCCGATCTAAGCGGCCCATTCCCCTTCATTCGCGGCAATCGCCTTTGCACGGGCATCCTTGATGTCCGGCGTGTGCTGTTCGGCCCATGACCTGATCTGGGTGAGCAGCCCCGCCAGGTTCTGGCCAAGCTCGGTCAATTCATATTCGACGCGCGGCGGAATGACGGCAAAAACCTCGCGCCGCACAAGGCCGTCACGCTCCAGCACGCGCAGCGTCTGCGTCAGCATCTTGGGCGTAATGCCTTCGAGCTTGCGGGCAAGCTCGCCATTACGGTGACGGCCTTTGCGCAGCGCGCAGACCACCAGATACACCCATTTGCTGGCCAGCATTTCGAGCACGGTGTGCGAAGGACAAGTCCGCCGGAACGCGTCATAGCCGAAGGGGGTGTCAAGGTCACTATCCATGAGGTGCCTATATATCGAAAAGGTGCATACTGGACAACAGAACATTACTTTCCAAATGATAGTGGCACCATACCAGCAGGAGACATCCCATGCGTGCCGTTATCCAGAATTCCGTTGGCGGACCCGACGTGCTCGTCATTGCCGATCAGCCAGATCCGACGCCGAAGGCGGGCGAAGTGCTGGTCCGCGTCCGGGCAGCCGGCATCAATCCGGTCGATGGCGCCGTGCGCGCCGGCCGTTATAAGCTGCTTGGCGAACCGCCCTTCATCCTCGGCTGGGATATTTCCGGAACGGTCGAGACACTGGGGCCTGGTGTCATCGGCCTTAAGGTCGGCCACGAGGTGTTCGGCATGCCGCGCTTCCCCAAGCAGGCGGCGGCTTATGCCGAGCTGGCGGCCGTGCCCGCCAATGAGATAGCGTTGAAGCCGAAGAGCGCCGACCACCCCCAGGCCGGCGCATTGCCGCTGGCCGGCCTCACCGCCTGGCAAGGCCTTGTCCGCCATGGTGGGCTGAAATCCGGCCAGCGCGTGCTGGTGCATGCGGGTGCCGGCGGCGTCGGCCATCTGGCGGTGCAGATCGCCAAGGCGCGCGGCGCCTGGGTCGCCTCGACGGCCAGCCCTGACAAGCTCGACTTTGTCCGCAAGCTCGGCGCCGACGAGGTGATCGACTACACCAGCGGTGATTTCACTGAGAAAGTTCGTGACGTCGACCTGGTGCTGGAGACGGTGGGCGGTGACCAGACCGAGCGCTCGTTGAAAGTGCTCAGGCGCGGCGGCGTGCTG
The genomic region above belongs to Mesorhizobium sp. B4-1-4 and contains:
- a CDS encoding winged helix-turn-helix transcriptional regulator; the encoded protein is MDSDLDTPFGYDAFRRTCPSHTVLEMLASKWVYLVVCALRKGRHRNGELARKLEGITPKMLTQTLRVLERDGLVRREVFAVIPPRVEYELTELGQNLAGLLTQIRSWAEQHTPDIKDARAKAIAANEGEWAA
- the chpT gene encoding histidine phosphotransferase ChpT, which encodes MADLFTLSAPDLAALLCSRVCHDIISPVGAINNGLELLDEGGADEDAMRLIRQSARNASARLQFARIAFGAAGSAGMLIDTGDAEAVAIAFLKNEKPELTWKGTRALLPKNKVKLLLNLILVANAAIPRGGKLVVTLENLETEPRFSLSASGPMLRVPPKFLELHSGHKPEEPIDAHSVQPYYTLLLAREAGMTISIHATAEEIVLSVA
- the ctrA gene encoding response regulator transcription factor CtrA gives rise to the protein MRVLLIEDDSATAQSIELMLKSESFNVYTTDLGEEGVDLGKLYDYDIILLDLNLPDMSGYEVLRTLRLSKVKTPILILSGMAGIEDKVRGLGFGADDYMTKPFHKDELVARIHAIVRRSKGHAQSVITTGDLVVNLDAKTVEVGGQRVHLTGKEYQMLELLSLRKGTTLTKEMFLNHLYGGMDEPELKIIDVFICKLRKKLDAASGGQNYIETVWGRGYVLREPEDIRVSA
- a CDS encoding NADP-dependent oxidoreductase, with translation MRAVIQNSVGGPDVLVIADQPDPTPKAGEVLVRVRAAGINPVDGAVRAGRYKLLGEPPFILGWDISGTVETLGPGVIGLKVGHEVFGMPRFPKQAAAYAELAAVPANEIALKPKSADHPQAGALPLAGLTAWQGLVRHGGLKSGQRVLVHAGAGGVGHLAVQIAKARGAWVASTASPDKLDFVRKLGADEVIDYTSGDFTEKVRDVDLVLETVGGDQTERSLKVLRRGGVLVSLLNVSDAAKAKASAEGIRVERMSVVPDREALLELGRLIDAGKLTVHVAKRFPLEQAGAAHAFLATKPIGKVVLAV
- a CDS encoding DUF1134 domain-containing protein gives rise to the protein MAVTLMGVLVFSTSALRAQEYTAQEIIDSGHKFFGATSGGLATVIEKIFASYGLPNGYLLGEEGSGALIGGLTYGEGTLYTKNAGDHKVFWQGPSLGWDFGGEGSRVMMLVYNLDDVGNLYNRYGGVAGSAYVVAGIGFNVLKNNNVLLVPIRTGVGARLGVNLGYLKLTERATWNPF
- a CDS encoding flagellar export protein FliJ, whose protein sequence is MKSRENLVRLKQFQVNEKRRQLLQLDMMIAEFERMAVELELQITAEEKKAGITDINHFAYPTFAKAARLRRDNLRNSQSDLAQQRSTAESLLGEAEAELSKAEMLESRDTKIRDAETGGRSAMIG
- a CDS encoding response regulator yields the protein MKRCMFVDDSSVIRKVAKRILGGSDMVVIEAASGLDALEMCAADMPDIIVVDGALPDVQAVDLIRRVRAMESPIKPQILISLVELDIASIMRAKRAGAQGYLLKPFNRPQLLERFRTLKIAA